From Microbacterium sp. LWH7-1.2:
CGGATGCTGCGACCCTGCGTCGGCAGCACGAACTCCACCAGCGCGCGTTCGGCAACGTGGGCGCCGGCATCGCCGCGCACACGTGCGACGACATGGCGGAAGGGTTCGTCGACGCGCTCGCGGGCGCGCGATCCCCGCGGTCATGACGGCGCCCGTCGTGGGCGCGCCCGCCGGAGGTGACGTTCGCCCAGCGGAGCTGGCCGCAGCGCACCCGGACTGGGCGGTCTACGCGCGCGTGAACGAAGGCAGCGCCATTCCGCGCGTGCCGGTGATGGAACGTCTCTACCCGTTCGCGGTGAGCTTCGGGGAAGCACGCGTCATCGATCGCTGGGAACGGGTCGCCCGCGTCGCGCACGCGAACTTCCTCGCCGACCACGGCGAGGATCCCGCAATCCCTGCCCGCCGGCCCTGGGACAAGGGCCTCGCCGACTTCTACAAGGAGAGCAACATCCGCCTCGTGCGCACCACCCTCGCCTCGGCGGTCGCCGTCGGCAGGACCTGGGGGCCGCTGCCGTCAGACGCCGACCCGGATGACGTCGCCCCGACGCCGGAGCAGTTCGACGCCATGGTCGAGCGCGAGCACGAGTCCTGGCGGGCCACGCTGCTCGCGGCTGGGTGGCGGCCCGCCGCGCGTCGCGACGACGCGCGGCGCACGCATCCTTTTCTCGTCCCGTGGGCGGCCCTCGACGAGGACGGGAGGGCGAAGACGCGGAGCTCAGTGCACGACGCGCTCGAACTCCTTCGTGCGCTGGGGTACGCGTCCCGCCCGCAGCGGACGGCGGTGGCGGTCGCGGTGGGCCCCGGCCCCGGGTCAGCGGCGGGGGCGGGGTCGCCGGGGAGCGGCCGCTACCGCCGCCGCGGGGAGGTCACCGCTCAGCGGGTCAGCGCGCCATGGCGCTGGACCACGCAATCCGGGAGCGTGATGGAAGCACAGGCCGGCGACTGGCGCGTCAGCGATGGCGAGCGGAGCTGGTCCGTCCGGCCCGCGGAGTTCGCCGCGAGCTACCGGAGCGCAGGCGACGGGCGCTGGCGTCGCATCGGGACCGTGAACGCACGCCGCGCGGAGGAGGCGGAACGCATCGAGACGCTCGAGGGAGTAGCGATCGCAGCGACCGGCGACTGGATCGTCGAGGGCGACGGAGGCGAGCGCTGGATCGTGCCCGGCGAACACTTCGCGGAGTCGTACGAGGCTGCCCCTTGACCGACCCGTCTCAGCGTTGCGTCATTGCGGCCGCGACGCGACGGTCGGGGTCATCGAGCTCGGCCGGCCACCAACCGAAACGTGGTCCGCGGGACCGCGAGTACCCTTGCGCTGAAGACGAGTCAGCCTCAGAGCTCGTGGACACTGAGCAGCTGCCAGCCCTCCGGAACTTTGGCTTCGAGGGCGGCCATGTCGTGGGCCTCGATCTCTTCGACGTCGCCGCGGCGCGCCTCCGCCCTGTTTTCCGGGGGCAGCCTGCGGTATCGTCACTCTATTCTCGACGGTGAGACAGCTCCCGACAGGTTCACCGAGAGCCTGGCTGCCGCCGTCACGGAATCCGTGACCGGTGCGGAGACGCTGTACGCCCTCCGCGGGTCGCTGGGGGACGGAGTACGACGTGAAGCGTGCACTCATCACCGGGATCACCGGTCAGGATGGCTCTTACCTCGCCGAGCTTCTGCTCGGAAAGGGCTACGAGGTCCACGGCCTGATACGCCGGGCGTCGACCTTCAATACGCAGCGCATCGACCATCTCTACGTCGACCCACATGACCCGAGCGCACGGCTGTTCCTCCATTACGGGGACCTGAGCGACGGCGCAGGGCTGGTGAGCCTGCTCGTGAAGATCCATCCGAGCGAGGTGTACAACCTCGCTGCCCAGTCGCACGTGCGGGTGTCGTTCGACGAGCCCGTGCACACCGCCGACACGACGGGGATCGGCACGGTCCGCCTTCTCGAGGCCGTGCGATCGTCGGGCATCGACACGAAGTTCTACCAGGCCTCCACCTCGGAGCTGTACGGCGCCACGCCCCCGCCGCAGAACGAGCTGTCGCCGTTCTCCCCGCGGTCACCGTACGCGGCCGCGAAGCTCTACAGCTTCTGGATCACCAAGAACTACCGCGAGGCCTACGACCTGTTCGCCGTCAACGGGATCCTCTTCAACCATGAGTCTCCGCGACGCGGCGAGACCTTCGTCACCCGCAAGATCTCGCGTGCGGTCGCCCGGATTCAGGCGGGTGAGCAGAAGGACCTGTACCTCGGAAATCTCGACTCCATCAGAGACTGGGGCTATGCGGCCGAGTATGTGGAAGGAATGTGGCGGATGCTGCAGGTCGATGAACCCGAGGACTTCGTGCTCGCGACGGGCCGGGGTTACACGATTCGCGACTTCCTGGAGGCATCGTTCGGGCATGTGGGCTTGGACTGGCAGGAGTTCGTGAAGTTCGACGAACGCTACCTGCGCCCGACCGAGGTCGACGCCCTCATCGGCGACCCGGCCAAGGCCGCCGAGAAGCTCGGGTGGGAGGCGACGCTCGATGGCAAGGACCTCGCGAAGCTCATGGTCGACGCCGACATCGAGGCACTCGAGAAGCGTCCGGAGTGGATCGACTCGGTCAACCTCGCCTCGTGGACGCCCGAGCCGTCGCTGGTAGGCCCGTGACATCGGCGCATGACACCGTCACCTACGCCCCCGGCGAGCTCGCCCGGGACGCCACGTTCTATGTCGCGGGCCATCGCGGACTTGTCGGCTCCGCCATCGTGCGCCGGTTGCAGGCCGCGGGCTTCACGAACATCGTCGGCAAGACGTCCGCCGAGCTCGACCTGAAGAACCGCGATGACGTCTTCGACTACGTGGCGGAGGTCAGGCCGCGGTACCTCGTGCTCGCTGCGGCCAGGGTCGGCGGCATCCTGGCGAACAGTACGTATCCGGTCGATTTCCTGAGCGACAATCTCCGGATCCAGTCGAACGTGCTCGACGCGGCGCTGGCGAACGACGTGGAGCGGGTCGCCTTCCTCGGCTCGTCGTGCATCTATCCGAAGTTCGCGGAGCAGCCGATCCGCGAGGACTCGCTGCTCACGGGACGTCTGGAACCGACGAACGACGCGTACGCGATCGCGAAGATCGCCGGCATCCTGAACATCCAGGCCGTGCGTCGGCAGTACGGGCTGCCCTGGATCTCGGCGATGCCCACCAACTTGTACGGGCCCAACGACAACTTCTCGCGGAACGGGTCGCACGTGCTCCCCGCCCTGATCCGCCGGTACGACGAGGCGGTGAAGTCCGGTGCGTCGTCGGTGACGAACTGGGGCACCGGCACACCCCGGCGCGAATTCCTGCACTCCGATGACATGGCCGACGCCGTGCTGCACCTGCTCGAGCACTACGACGGTCCGGAGCAGGTCAACGTCGGCACCGGGTCGGACGTCACGATCCGGGAGGTCGCGGACACGATCGCCGGGGTGGTGGGATTCGACGGCGAGACCGAGTGGGACACGTCCAAGCCCGACGGCACTCCGCAGAAGCTGCTCGACGTGTCGAAGCTCGCCGGGGCCGGATGGACGTCGAAGATCCCCCTGGAGGAGGGACTCGAGCGAACCGTGGCCTGGTACCGCGACCACGCCGGCGCGGTTCGGGAGTAGTTTGTGGAGCAGCGGCCCTCAGCCTCGGGGGAGAGTGAATTCTGAGAGCCGCTGCACGCGTCACCGTAGATGCGACGGCGGGAGCATCGTCCCCGGGTTGACAGCGGATCCGCGCACGCGTACTAGAGGCGACGCGGCGCACTGTACCGCTACCTTGGAGCCACTGCCGGCCCCTGTCTCGCCACGGAGGATACGAAATGACTCAGCGCCCGCTCGGCGTCACGCTCGTCGCCATCATCGCCTGGATCTCGGGCTTCCTGCAGATCGTCGGCTCGATCTTCGTGATCATCGCCGGCCTCTTCATCACATGGCCGGCGATCGTCGGCTGGATCAGTCTCATCATCGGCATCGTGACGCTGGCCGTCGGCGTCGGGCTCTGGCGCGGCAACCACACCGCTCGCACGATCGCGACGATCGTGTTCATCGCCAACATCGTTCTCGAGGTGCTCGGGATGTTCAACGGCGAGAGCCTCTGGTCGGCCATCGGCGGCAGCATCCTGTCGATCATCGGCCTGATCCTGCTCTACACGCGCCCGGCGCGGGAGTACTTCGGGTCGTGAGCACCCGCCGACGAGCCGTCGATCACACGAACGGAAGCTCGCGCTCCATGCTCGCCAAGGGATCCACCACCCGCATCACGGCGGTCTGATAGGGGTTGTTCACGAAGCGCGACGCGTAGTCGTACCACGTGCTGTAGCTTCCCCGATTCGCGGGCGTGTCCCACGAGCGCAGCAGCTCCCGCGTGAGTACTCCCTGCACCTTGTTGCCGAACGAACGCTCGCGTGCCTGCTGCTCCTGCATCGACGCCGAGATCAGCAGACGACGGGGTCCGGCGCTGGTGGTGTCGTAGTGGATCACGGGCTCGATGGGCGCCGCGCGGTAGGCGACCGAATCGGAGTGGCACGAGTCCACGATCACGACCGCCTTCATGTCGGTTCGGGCGCCCTTCCAGAACGGAACCCACCAGTCGTCGATGAGCGGCAGATCCGAGAGCGCGAACAGCTCGTCCATCCGGTCGGGCTCGCTGACGTCGTACGACCTCCACCGGAAGCCGTGACCCACCATCACGACCACCAGCGTCGAACACGTGCACGGATGCTGCGGGTCGACGTGACGCGTTAGCTCGGTCGTGACGGATGCCAGGGTCGCCAGCGACGGCTCGTCGAGCCGTTCCACGTGAAGCTCA
This genomic window contains:
- a CDS encoding RyR domain-containing protein, coding for MTAPVVGAPAGGDVRPAELAAAHPDWAVYARVNEGSAIPRVPVMERLYPFAVSFGEARVIDRWERVARVAHANFLADHGEDPAIPARRPWDKGLADFYKESNIRLVRTTLASAVAVGRTWGPLPSDADPDDVAPTPEQFDAMVEREHESWRATLLAAGWRPAARRDDARRTHPFLVPWAALDEDGRAKTRSSVHDALELLRALGYASRPQRTAVAVAVGPGPGSAAGAGSPGSGRYRRRGEVTAQRVSAPWRWTTQSGSVMEAQAGDWRVSDGERSWSVRPAEFAASYRSAGDGRWRRIGTVNARRAEEAERIETLEGVAIAATGDWIVEGDGGERWIVPGEHFAESYEAAP
- the gmd gene encoding GDP-mannose 4,6-dehydratase, giving the protein MKRALITGITGQDGSYLAELLLGKGYEVHGLIRRASTFNTQRIDHLYVDPHDPSARLFLHYGDLSDGAGLVSLLVKIHPSEVYNLAAQSHVRVSFDEPVHTADTTGIGTVRLLEAVRSSGIDTKFYQASTSELYGATPPPQNELSPFSPRSPYAAAKLYSFWITKNYREAYDLFAVNGILFNHESPRRGETFVTRKISRAVARIQAGEQKDLYLGNLDSIRDWGYAAEYVEGMWRMLQVDEPEDFVLATGRGYTIRDFLEASFGHVGLDWQEFVKFDERYLRPTEVDALIGDPAKAAEKLGWEATLDGKDLAKLMVDADIEALEKRPEWIDSVNLASWTPEPSLVGP
- a CDS encoding caspase family protein; the encoded protein is MTTHAVLIGVAAPQALRWSSTRNRFEPAAGAPREGDIAFATLNGVANDLDAYARILENSEIDSGELHVERLDEPSLATLASVTTELTRHVDPQHPCTCSTLVVVMVGHGFRWRSYDVSEPDRMDELFALSDLPLIDDWWVPFWKGARTDMKAVVIVDSCHSDSVAYRAAPIEPVIHYDTTSAGPRRLLISASMQEQQARERSFGNKVQGVLTRELLRSWDTPANRGSYSTWYDYASRFVNNPYQTAVMRVVDPLASMERELPFV
- a CDS encoding GDP-L-fucose synthase, translated to MTSAHDTVTYAPGELARDATFYVAGHRGLVGSAIVRRLQAAGFTNIVGKTSAELDLKNRDDVFDYVAEVRPRYLVLAAARVGGILANSTYPVDFLSDNLRIQSNVLDAALANDVERVAFLGSSCIYPKFAEQPIREDSLLTGRLEPTNDAYAIAKIAGILNIQAVRRQYGLPWISAMPTNLYGPNDNFSRNGSHVLPALIRRYDEAVKSGASSVTNWGTGTPRREFLHSDDMADAVLHLLEHYDGPEQVNVGTGSDVTIREVADTIAGVVGFDGETEWDTSKPDGTPQKLLDVSKLAGAGWTSKIPLEEGLERTVAWYRDHAGAVRE